A window from Rhodocyclaceae bacterium encodes these proteins:
- the leuB gene encoding 3-isopropylmalate dehydrogenase yields MKKIAVLPGDGIGAEIIAQAVRVLRALEPQGLVLEMAEAPVGGTAYDLSGDPLPKATLDLARSADAILFGSVGGWQWDKLPREKRPEQAILGLRKELKLFANLRPAVIYPELAAASTLKAEVVSGMDVLIIRELTGDIYFGQPRGIRTNAAGEREGFDTMLYAESEIRRIARVGFESALKRNRRLCSVDKANVLETSQLWRDVVTEVARDYPTVELSHMYVDNAAMQLLRNPRQFDVIVTGNMFGDILSDEASMLTGSIGMLPSASLDADGKGLYEPIHGSAPDIAGKDVANPLATILSAAMLLRYSLDQDAFARRIEGAVSAVLAKGLRTSDIAEKGEPVIGTRAMGDAVVAALAVPG; encoded by the coding sequence ATGAAGAAGATCGCAGTCCTGCCCGGCGACGGCATCGGCGCCGAGATCATCGCGCAGGCCGTGCGCGTGCTGCGCGCCCTCGAACCCCAGGGTCTGGTGCTCGAGATGGCGGAGGCCCCGGTCGGTGGCACCGCTTACGACCTGTCCGGCGATCCCCTGCCGAAGGCGACGCTCGACCTCGCCCGCTCGGCCGACGCGATCCTGTTCGGTTCGGTCGGTGGCTGGCAGTGGGACAAGCTGCCGCGCGAGAAGCGTCCCGAGCAGGCGATCCTCGGCCTGCGCAAGGAGCTGAAGCTTTTCGCCAACCTCAGGCCGGCGGTGATTTATCCCGAACTGGCCGCCGCCTCGACGCTCAAGGCGGAAGTGGTCTCCGGCATGGACGTGCTGATCATCCGCGAACTGACCGGCGACATCTATTTCGGCCAGCCGCGCGGCATCCGCACCAACGCTGCGGGCGAGCGCGAAGGCTTCGACACGATGCTCTACGCCGAGTCGGAGATACGCCGGATCGCCCGCGTCGGCTTCGAGTCGGCGCTCAAGCGCAATCGCCGGCTGTGCTCGGTCGACAAGGCGAACGTGCTCGAGACTTCGCAGCTGTGGCGTGATGTCGTCACCGAGGTCGCGAGGGACTACCCGACGGTCGAGCTGTCGCACATGTACGTCGACAACGCGGCGATGCAACTGCTGCGCAATCCGCGCCAGTTCGACGTGATCGTCACCGGCAACATGTTCGGCGATATCCTGTCCGACGAGGCCTCGATGCTCACCGGGTCGATCGGCATGCTGCCGTCGGCTTCGCTCGACGCGGACGGCAAGGGGCTGTACGAACCGATCCACGGCTCTGCACCGGACATCGCCGGCAAGGACGTCGCCAACCCGCTGGCGACCATCCTGTCGGCCGCGATGCTGCTGCGCTACAGCCTCGACCAGGATGCGTTCGCGCGCCGTATAGAGGGTGCGGTCAGCGCGGTACTCGCGAAAGGCCTGCGCACGTCGGACATCGCCGAGAAGGGCGAGCCGGTGATAGGCACCCGCGCGATGGGCGATGCGGTCGTGGCGGCCCTCGCTGTCCCTGGTTGA
- the asd gene encoding aspartate-semialdehyde dehydrogenase — protein sequence MMKVGLIGWRGMVGSVLVGRMQEERDFDHVRTTLFSTTQAGQAAMALPNAQAVVADASDIGALSSMDVLISCQGGDYTTAMHPKLRAAGWSGYWIDAASTLRMQDGAVIILDPVNRGVIDAALAAGRRDFIGGNCTVSLMLMAMGGLFREGLVEWVTAMTYQAASGAGAQNMRELLAQMGAAHEEVRVLLADPKSNILDIDRAVSARLRSDAFPTEQFGHALAGSLLPWIDKDLGNGQSREEWKGMAECNKILGRSADPVPVDGICVRIGAMRCHSQALTIKLARDLPLAEVEALLASGNDWVEVVPNRREDSLARLTPAAVTGDLKVPIGRLRKLPMGGSYLTAFTVGDQLLWGAAEPLRRMLRLLLERPAGERLSELASISP from the coding sequence ATGATGAAGGTCGGACTGATCGGCTGGCGCGGAATGGTCGGCTCGGTGCTGGTCGGGCGGATGCAGGAAGAGCGTGACTTCGACCACGTGCGCACGACGCTGTTCTCGACGACCCAGGCGGGACAGGCCGCGATGGCGCTGCCGAACGCGCAGGCGGTGGTGGCTGACGCCAGCGACATCGGCGCGCTGTCGTCGATGGACGTGCTGATTTCCTGTCAGGGTGGCGATTACACGACTGCGATGCACCCGAAGCTGCGTGCGGCCGGCTGGAGCGGTTACTGGATCGATGCGGCTTCGACGCTGCGCATGCAGGATGGCGCGGTGATCATCCTCGATCCGGTCAATCGCGGCGTGATCGACGCTGCGCTTGCCGCGGGCAGACGCGATTTCATTGGCGGCAACTGCACGGTCAGCCTGATGCTGATGGCGATGGGGGGGCTGTTCCGGGAAGGTCTGGTGGAGTGGGTCACTGCCATGACCTACCAGGCGGCGTCGGGCGCCGGGGCTCAGAACATGCGCGAACTGTTGGCGCAGATGGGGGCGGCCCACGAGGAAGTTCGCGTGCTGCTCGCCGATCCGAAGTCGAACATCCTCGATATCGACCGCGCCGTGTCGGCGCGCTTGCGCAGCGACGCCTTTCCGACCGAGCAGTTCGGTCATGCGCTGGCCGGCAGCCTGCTGCCATGGATCGACAAGGACCTGGGCAACGGCCAGAGCCGCGAGGAATGGAAGGGGATGGCCGAGTGCAACAAGATCCTTGGCCGGTCCGCCGATCCGGTACCCGTCGACGGAATATGCGTTCGCATCGGTGCGATGCGCTGTCACTCCCAGGCGCTCACCATCAAGCTTGCCCGCGATCTGCCCCTGGCGGAGGTCGAGGCGCTCCTCGCGTCCGGAAACGATTGGGTCGAGGTGGTGCCGAACCGGCGCGAGGACTCTCTCGCGCGCCTGACGCCTGCGGCGGTGACTGGCGATTTGAAGGTCCCGATCGGCCGGTTGCGCAAACTGCCCATGGGAGGCAGTTATCTCACCGCGTTCACGGTAGGCGACCAGCTGCTCTGGGGTGCAGCAGAGCCGTTGCGCCGTATGCTCCGGCTGCTCCTGGAGCGTCCAGCCGGCGAGAGACTGAGTGAGCTTGCGTCGATAAGCCCATGA
- the trpB gene encoding tryptophan synthase subunit beta — MQMYDLPDERGHFGPYGGVFVAETLMHALDELNECYLKYRNDPEFMAELARELKHYVGRPSPIYHARRWSEHFGGAQVYLKREDLNHTGAHKINNTMGQALLARKIGKPRVIAETGAGQHGVATATVAARFGMKCTVYMGSEDVKRQSPNVFRMKLLGAEVVPVESGSKTLKDALNEAMRDWVTNVADTFYIIGSVAGPHPYPMMVRDFNAVVGHECLWQMPELVGRQPDACIACVGGGSNAMGIFHPYIDVEGVRLIGVEAGGSGVATGKHAAPLSAGRPGVLHGTRTYLMQNEDGQIMDTHSVSAGLDYPGVGPEHSWLKDLGRAEYVAINDDEALEAFHLLCRLEGIIPALESAHALAQAAKMAPSMRKDQVLLVNLSGRGDKDINTVAGIAGITL, encoded by the coding sequence TTGCAGATGTATGACCTGCCCGACGAGCGTGGCCACTTCGGCCCGTATGGTGGCGTGTTCGTTGCCGAGACGCTGATGCATGCGCTCGACGAACTGAACGAGTGCTACCTGAAGTACCGGAACGACCCCGAGTTCATGGCAGAACTGGCGCGCGAACTCAAGCACTACGTTGGCCGCCCGAGCCCGATCTACCACGCCAGGCGCTGGTCCGAACACTTCGGCGGTGCGCAGGTCTACCTGAAGCGTGAAGACCTGAACCATACCGGCGCGCACAAGATCAACAACACCATGGGCCAGGCACTGCTTGCACGCAAGATCGGCAAGCCGCGCGTGATCGCGGAGACGGGAGCAGGGCAGCATGGCGTGGCGACCGCGACGGTCGCTGCCCGCTTCGGGATGAAATGCACCGTGTACATGGGTTCGGAGGACGTCAAGCGGCAGTCGCCCAACGTGTTCCGCATGAAGCTGCTGGGTGCCGAGGTGGTGCCGGTCGAGAGCGGCTCGAAGACCCTGAAGGATGCGTTGAACGAAGCCATGCGCGACTGGGTGACCAACGTCGCCGACACCTTCTACATCATTGGCAGCGTCGCCGGCCCGCACCCCTATCCGATGATGGTGCGCGACTTCAACGCGGTGGTCGGCCACGAGTGCCTCTGGCAGATGCCGGAACTCGTCGGGCGCCAGCCGGACGCCTGTATCGCCTGTGTCGGCGGCGGCTCGAACGCGATGGGTATCTTCCATCCATACATCGACGTCGAAGGCGTGCGCCTGATCGGCGTGGAGGCCGGCGGCTCCGGTGTCGCGACCGGCAAGCATGCGGCACCGCTGTCCGCCGGTCGCCCGGGCGTGTTGCACGGCACGCGCACCTACCTCATGCAAAACGAGGATGGGCAGATCATGGACACCCACTCGGTGTCGGCAGGCCTCGACTATCCTGGCGTCGGGCCCGAGCATTCGTGGCTCAAGGACCTCGGCCGTGCCGAGTATGTCGCGATCAACGACGACGAGGCACTCGAGGCGTTCCACCTGTTGTGCCGGCTCGAGGGCATCATCCCGGCGCTCGAGTCCGCCCACGCGCTGGCGCAGGCGGCGAAGATGGCGCCCTCGATGCGCAAGGACCAGGTCCTGCTCGTCAACCTTTCCGGCCGTGGCGACAAGGACATCAACACCGTCGCCGGCATTGCGGGGATCACCCTCTGA
- the truA gene encoding tRNA pseudouridine(38-40) synthase TruA — MRIALQIEYHGGLFCGWQSQPSGCSVQDALERALAGIAAAPVSTLCAGRTDTGVHALMQVVHFDAPTVRPTQAWVRGVNALLPDSIAVVGAATVPDDFHARFDAVSRTYRYVLVSDPVRPAMLGGTAGWHHERLSLEPMREALLALEGEHDFSAFRAAECQARSPIRRMYCAAVAQQGSLFTFEFRADGFLHHMIRNIVGSVVRIGRGRAAPQWLGQLLEGRDRTRAAPTFSPAGLYLTEVAYAPGRAPALPGPRPSIAGHLPAFVGSAAPLPAAMEGATA, encoded by the coding sequence ATGCGCATCGCCCTCCAGATCGAGTACCACGGTGGCCTGTTCTGCGGCTGGCAAAGCCAGCCTTCCGGATGCTCGGTACAGGATGCCCTTGAACGAGCGCTTGCAGGGATCGCGGCTGCACCGGTATCCACCCTCTGCGCCGGCCGTACCGACACCGGAGTGCACGCGCTGATGCAGGTCGTGCATTTCGATGCACCGACGGTGCGGCCGACGCAGGCGTGGGTCCGCGGCGTCAATGCGCTGCTGCCCGATTCGATTGCGGTGGTCGGCGCAGCAACGGTGCCGGACGACTTCCATGCACGTTTCGATGCCGTGTCCCGCACCTATCGCTACGTCCTCGTCAGCGATCCCGTGCGGCCAGCGATGCTCGGGGGTACCGCTGGATGGCACCATGAACGCCTTTCGCTGGAGCCGATGCGCGAAGCGCTCCTTGCGCTCGAGGGCGAGCATGATTTCAGCGCGTTCCGTGCCGCCGAATGCCAGGCGCGCTCGCCCATCCGCCGGATGTACTGCGCGGCGGTGGCGCAGCAGGGCTCGTTGTTCACCTTCGAGTTCAGGGCCGATGGGTTCCTGCACCACATGATCCGGAACATCGTCGGCAGCGTCGTGCGCATCGGCCGGGGACGCGCAGCACCGCAGTGGCTCGGCCAACTACTGGAAGGGCGCGACCGCACCCGCGCGGCGCCTACCTTCTCGCCGGCCGGCCTCTACCTGACGGAGGTGGCCTACGCGCCGGGCCGTGCGCCAGCGCTTCCGGGGCCGCGTCCTTCGATTGCCGGGCATTTGCCGGCCTTCGTCGGGTCGGCGGCGCCGTTGCCAGCTGCGATGGAAGGGGCGACGGCGTGA
- a CDS encoding tryptophan synthase subunit alpha gives MSRIRGRFEKLKGEGRAALIPYITAGDPSLEVTLALMHELAAAGADVIELGVPFSDPQADGPTIQRASERALARGTTLRRILDVVARFRSLDADTPVVLMGYANPVEAMGYDAFASRAAEVGVDGVLLVDLPPEESRGFVDRLVSAGLDPIYLLSPTTTDTRIGEIARLARGYVYYVSLTGVTGAKHLQVGDVSARMEVLRRHLSVPIGVGFGIRDAQSAAGIAKVADAVVIGSRIVEEIESSAPGSEAANVGAFLRGIRQAIDAVARKG, from the coding sequence ATGTCGCGCATCCGTGGACGTTTCGAGAAGCTGAAGGGCGAAGGCCGCGCGGCGCTCATCCCGTACATCACCGCGGGTGATCCCTCGCTCGAGGTGACGCTTGCGCTGATGCACGAACTGGCTGCTGCCGGTGCGGACGTGATCGAGCTGGGCGTGCCGTTCTCCGATCCGCAGGCCGACGGCCCGACGATCCAGCGCGCGAGCGAAAGGGCACTGGCGCGCGGCACGACGTTGCGGCGCATCCTCGACGTGGTGGCGCGGTTCCGCAGCCTCGACGCGGATACGCCCGTCGTGCTGATGGGCTATGCGAACCCGGTCGAGGCGATGGGCTACGACGCTTTCGCCAGCCGTGCGGCCGAGGTCGGCGTCGACGGCGTGCTACTGGTCGACCTGCCGCCTGAAGAGTCCCGCGGCTTCGTCGATCGGCTGGTCAGTGCCGGCCTGGATCCGATCTACCTGCTGTCTCCGACCACGACCGATACCCGCATCGGCGAGATCGCCCGGCTCGCGCGTGGCTACGTCTACTACGTGTCGCTGACCGGCGTGACCGGCGCGAAACACCTGCAGGTGGGCGACGTGTCCGCGCGGATGGAAGTGCTGCGCCGGCACCTCAGCGTGCCGATCGGGGTCGGCTTCGGCATCCGCGATGCACAGAGCGCTGCGGGTATTGCGAAGGTCGCCGACGCGGTCGTGATCGGCAGCCGCATCGTCGAAGAGATCGAGAGCTCCGCACCCGGCAGCGAGGCTGCCAACGTCGGGGCGTTCTTGCGCGGCATCCGGCAGGCGATCGATGCCGTCGCGCGGAAGGGCTGA
- a CDS encoding phosphoribosylanthranilate isomerase, giving the protein MTRHRTRVKICGIRTVDDAQAAARAGTDAIGLVFYGPSPRHVTVQQAVRVVGSLPPYVMSVGLFVDAPAAEVREVLSAVPLDLLQFHGSEAPAFCAQFDKPFVQAVRVRPGVDLLQSAAASVPFRPLSRGLLVDAFVPGLHGGTGQSFDWSLIPGSMRGEVILSGGLTPANVRDAVRQVRPWAVDISSGVERSSGPKGVKDHGLIERFIEEVHLADV; this is encoded by the coding sequence GTGACCCGCCATCGCACCCGCGTCAAGATCTGTGGTATCCGCACTGTCGACGACGCACAGGCTGCGGCGCGGGCTGGTACCGATGCCATCGGGTTGGTGTTCTACGGGCCGAGCCCGCGCCACGTCACGGTGCAGCAGGCCGTGCGGGTCGTCGGCAGCCTGCCACCCTATGTGATGTCCGTCGGGCTGTTCGTGGATGCTCCCGCAGCAGAGGTGCGCGAGGTGCTGTCGGCAGTTCCGCTCGACCTGCTGCAGTTCCACGGCTCCGAGGCGCCGGCTTTCTGCGCGCAGTTCGACAAACCGTTCGTACAGGCAGTGCGGGTGAGGCCGGGAGTCGATTTGCTACAATCCGCTGCTGCGTCGGTGCCGTTCCGGCCTTTGTCGCGGGGACTGCTGGTCGATGCGTTCGTCCCCGGTCTGCACGGGGGTACCGGCCAGTCGTTCGACTGGTCGCTGATCCCCGGGTCGATGCGCGGCGAGGTGATCCTTTCCGGAGGTCTGACGCCTGCGAATGTGCGAGACGCGGTGCGGCAGGTGCGTCCGTGGGCTGTCGACATATCGAGCGGCGTCGAGCGCAGCAGTGGCCCCAAGGGGGTCAAGGATCACGGCCTGATCGAGCGGTTCATTGAGGAGGTTCACCTTGCAGATGTATGA
- the leuD gene encoding 3-isopropylmalate dehydratase small subunit: protein MDKFIRLNGLAAPLDRANVDTDAVIPKQFLKSIKRTGFGPNLFDSWRYLDTGEPGMDNSNRPLNEDFILNKTRFQGAQVLLARENFGCGSSREHAPWALQDYGFKVVIASSFGDIFYSNSLKNGLLPIRLPKEAMDVLFDETLASEGYRLDIDLAGQKVTTPSGRQFDFDIEPFSKHCLMNGLDEIGLTLQHADDIRAFETKHRAAQPWLFL, encoded by the coding sequence ATGGACAAGTTCATCCGACTGAACGGCCTTGCCGCGCCGCTCGACCGTGCCAATGTCGACACCGACGCGGTGATTCCGAAGCAGTTCCTGAAATCGATCAAGCGCACCGGCTTCGGCCCCAACCTGTTCGATTCCTGGCGCTACCTCGATACCGGCGAGCCCGGCATGGACAACAGCAACCGGCCGCTGAACGAAGACTTCATCCTGAACAAGACCCGGTTCCAGGGCGCGCAGGTGCTGCTCGCGCGCGAGAACTTCGGCTGCGGGTCCTCGCGCGAGCATGCGCCGTGGGCGCTGCAGGATTACGGCTTCAAGGTCGTCATCGCCTCGTCGTTCGGCGACATCTTCTACAGCAACAGCCTGAAGAACGGATTGCTGCCGATCCGGTTGCCGAAGGAGGCGATGGACGTGCTGTTCGACGAGACCCTCGCCAGCGAAGGCTATCGGCTGGATATCGACCTCGCCGGCCAGAAGGTGACCACGCCGTCCGGACGGCAGTTCGATTTCGACATCGAGCCGTTCAGCAAGCATTGCCTGATGAACGGGCTCGACGAAATCGGCCTGACGCTGCAGCACGCGGACGACATCCGTGCATTCGAAACGAAGCACAGGGCTGCCCAGCCCTGGCTTTTCCTCTAG
- the leuC gene encoding 3-isopropylmalate dehydratase large subunit — translation MASTLYDKLFDSHVVHRQDDGTVLLYIDRHLVHEVTSPQAFEGLKIAGRRPWNINSIMSTADHNTPTRDWAGGIKDPVSKLQVDTLDANIREYGARAYFPFLSKQQGIVHVIGPEQGFTLPGTTLVCGDSHTSTHGALAALAFGIGTSEVEHVLATQTLVQKKAKSMLVKVEGDLGPGVTAKDIVLALIGRIGTAGGTGHAIEFAGSAIRGLSVEGRMTLCNMAIEAGARAGMVAVDEKTIEYVKGRPFAPKGEQWDAAVACWRTLVSDEGAGFDAIVDLPAASIEPQVTWGTSPQMVVPVGGRVPDPADATDPVRRDGIERALKYMGLKPNTRIQDIAIDKVFIGSCTNSRIEDLRAAAAVAKGRKVAPNVKLAMVVPGSGLVKEQAEQEGLHEVFTAAGFEWREPGCSMCLGMNDDRLEPGERCASTSNRNFEGRQGAGGRTHLVSPAMAAAAAVSGHFVDVRTLVKGA, via the coding sequence ATGGCCTCCACGCTCTACGACAAGTTGTTCGACAGCCACGTCGTCCATCGCCAGGACGACGGTACCGTGCTGCTCTACATCGATCGTCACCTCGTCCACGAGGTGACCAGCCCGCAGGCATTCGAAGGGCTGAAGATCGCCGGGCGCAGGCCCTGGAACATCAACTCGATCATGTCGACGGCGGACCACAACACGCCGACGCGCGACTGGGCCGGCGGCATCAAGGATCCGGTGTCGAAGCTGCAGGTCGACACGCTGGACGCCAACATCCGCGAGTACGGTGCGCGCGCGTACTTCCCTTTCCTGTCGAAGCAGCAGGGCATCGTGCACGTGATCGGGCCGGAGCAGGGCTTCACGCTGCCGGGTACCACGCTGGTCTGCGGCGATTCGCATACCAGCACGCACGGTGCGCTGGCGGCCCTGGCGTTCGGCATCGGTACCTCCGAGGTCGAGCATGTGCTGGCGACGCAGACGCTCGTGCAGAAGAAGGCGAAGTCGATGCTGGTCAAGGTCGAGGGCGACCTCGGCCCCGGCGTCACCGCCAAGGACATCGTGCTCGCGCTGATCGGCAGGATCGGCACTGCGGGCGGGACCGGGCATGCGATCGAATTCGCGGGCTCCGCGATCCGCGGCCTGTCGGTCGAAGGCCGCATGACCCTGTGCAACATGGCGATCGAGGCCGGTGCCCGTGCCGGCATGGTTGCGGTCGACGAGAAGACGATCGAATACGTCAAGGGCCGGCCTTTCGCGCCAAAGGGCGAGCAGTGGGATGCCGCCGTCGCCTGCTGGCGCACGCTGGTCAGCGACGAAGGCGCCGGGTTCGATGCCATCGTCGACTTGCCGGCTGCGTCGATCGAGCCCCAGGTCACCTGGGGCACCAGCCCGCAGATGGTGGTGCCGGTCGGCGGGCGCGTGCCCGATCCGGCGGACGCAACCGACCCGGTGCGCCGTGACGGCATCGAGCGCGCCTTGAAGTACATGGGCCTGAAGCCCAACACACGCATCCAGGACATCGCGATCGACAAGGTGTTCATCGGTTCCTGCACCAACTCGCGCATCGAGGATCTGCGTGCGGCGGCTGCCGTGGCAAAGGGCCGCAAGGTGGCGCCGAACGTGAAGCTGGCGATGGTGGTGCCGGGTTCCGGGCTGGTCAAGGAGCAGGCGGAGCAGGAAGGCCTGCATGAAGTGTTCACCGCCGCCGGGTTCGAATGGCGCGAGCCGGGGTGCTCGATGTGCCTGGGCATGAACGATGACCGGCTCGAGCCGGGCGAGCGCTGCGCGTCGACCTCCAACCGCAATTTCGAGGGCCGGCAGGGCGCGGGCGGACGCACGCATCTGGTCAGCCCGGCCATGGCTGCCGCTGCCGCGGTGTCCGGGCATTTCGTCGACGTGCGCACGCTTGTCAAGGGGGCCTGA
- a CDS encoding sulfatase-like hydrolase/transferase codes for MKRPNLLVILIDDLRFDEFGAGGHPYMKTPNIDRIAREGALCDRAFHTTPLCSPNRASIVTGQYASRHGIIDNVARDAHSHRLPNYHLALQKLGYETAHVGKWHMGNEGGPRPGYDYWVSFDGHGNLFNPRLNEDGVYTQYEGYITDLLNERAVEFVSRPRDKPFSLFFAHKAVHPDAVQAADGKLTLDPGNGYKPAPRHEGLYEGAIFPPRPNVIPMAEVVKDKPVWREAFEIKSTETSQALLESVKSGDQEEMRLRARMMASVDEGVGQLFDALEKSGQLDDTFILFLGDNGYFFGEHGLGLERRFAYEEGIRSPFIFRYPRRVKAGTKIDDLVLALDIAPTCIELAGGTPGPQVQGRSLLPLMEGRPRGTTPGWRDSILCEYFSENAMPWLIGMSYKAVRTDRYKLIHWVNRGDDGELDELYDLDRDPYEMNNLIDDPACAEVRRTLRVELGRLVATSVGL; via the coding sequence GTGAAGCGTCCCAACCTGCTGGTAATCCTGATCGACGACCTGCGCTTCGATGAATTCGGTGCGGGTGGCCACCCGTACATGAAGACGCCGAACATCGACCGTATCGCACGCGAAGGCGCGCTGTGCGACCGCGCGTTCCACACCACGCCGCTGTGCTCGCCGAACCGCGCTTCTATCGTCACCGGCCAGTATGCGAGCCGGCACGGCATCATCGACAACGTCGCGCGCGACGCGCACAGCCATCGCCTGCCCAACTACCACCTCGCGCTGCAGAAACTCGGCTACGAAACCGCGCATGTCGGCAAGTGGCACATGGGCAACGAGGGCGGGCCGCGTCCCGGCTACGACTACTGGGTCAGCTTCGACGGTCACGGCAACCTGTTCAACCCGCGCCTCAACGAAGACGGCGTCTACACGCAGTACGAGGGCTACATCACCGACCTGCTCAACGAGCGTGCGGTCGAGTTCGTATCGCGGCCGCGCGACAAGCCGTTCTCGCTGTTCTTCGCGCACAAGGCGGTGCACCCGGACGCGGTGCAGGCGGCCGACGGCAAGCTCACGCTCGACCCGGGCAATGGCTACAAGCCGGCGCCGCGCCATGAAGGACTTTACGAAGGCGCGATCTTCCCGCCGCGGCCGAACGTGATCCCCATGGCGGAAGTCGTGAAGGACAAGCCGGTCTGGCGCGAGGCGTTCGAGATCAAGTCGACCGAGACCTCGCAGGCGCTGCTCGAATCGGTGAAGAGCGGCGACCAGGAAGAGATGCGACTGCGCGCCCGGATGATGGCCTCGGTCGACGAGGGCGTCGGCCAGTTGTTCGACGCGCTCGAGAAGAGCGGCCAGCTCGACGACACGTTCATCCTGTTCCTGGGCGACAACGGGTACTTCTTCGGTGAGCACGGGCTGGGTCTCGAGCGCAGGTTCGCCTACGAGGAGGGCATCCGCTCGCCCTTCATCTTCCGCTATCCGCGCCGGGTGAAGGCGGGCACGAAGATCGACGACCTGGTGCTTGCGCTGGACATCGCACCGACCTGCATCGAACTGGCCGGTGGCACGCCCGGGCCGCAGGTGCAGGGGCGCTCGCTGCTGCCGCTGATGGAAGGCCGGCCGCGCGGTACCACGCCGGGCTGGCGCGACTCGATCCTGTGCGAGTACTTCAGCGAGAACGCCATGCCCTGGCTGATCGGCATGTCGTACAAGGCGGTGCGCACCGACCGCTACAAGCTGATCCACTGGGTCAACCGCGGCGACGACGGCGAACTGGATGAGCTCTATGACCTCGACCGCGATCCGTACGAGATGAACAACCTGATCGATGACCCGGCCTGCGCCGAGGTGCGCCGCACGCTGCGGGTGGAACTGGGCCGGCTGGTGGCCACGTCGGTCGGGCTGTAG
- a CDS encoding M48 family metallopeptidase, translating to MLVSCETAPISGRSQLILLSPGEEVKLGLQAYQEILKKEKISTDPEKTALLARVGARIAAATGRTDFQWEFRLIENDKLVNAFCLPGGKVAVYTGILPITRDEAGLAAVIGHEIAHATARHGAERMSQGLLVQAGLTAGAIAAGASGRDSASTQALLGALGAGATLGVILPFSRLQETEADRLGLTYMARAGYDPRAARDLWVRMADASAKMGRSTPEWMSTHPSNASRIRDIEAMLPEALAIYKPR from the coding sequence ATGCTGGTGAGCTGCGAGACCGCACCGATCTCCGGTCGCAGCCAGCTGATCCTTCTCTCCCCCGGCGAGGAGGTCAAGCTCGGCCTGCAGGCCTACCAGGAGATACTGAAGAAAGAGAAGATCTCCACCGATCCGGAGAAGACCGCGCTGCTCGCCCGGGTTGGCGCTCGCATCGCCGCGGCCACCGGCCGCACCGATTTCCAGTGGGAATTCCGGCTGATCGAGAACGACAAGCTCGTCAACGCCTTCTGCCTGCCGGGCGGCAAGGTCGCGGTCTATACCGGCATCCTTCCGATCACCCGAGACGAGGCGGGGCTTGCTGCGGTGATCGGCCACGAGATCGCGCATGCCACCGCGCGCCACGGTGCGGAGCGCATGAGCCAGGGGCTGCTGGTGCAGGCGGGACTCACCGCTGGTGCGATCGCCGCCGGTGCCAGCGGCCGGGATTCGGCATCCACGCAGGCGCTGCTCGGTGCGCTCGGTGCCGGCGCCACGCTCGGGGTGATCCTGCCGTTCTCGCGCCTGCAGGAGACCGAGGCCGACCGTCTCGGCCTGACCTACATGGCACGGGCAGGCTACGATCCGCGCGCTGCGCGCGACCTCTGGGTGCGCATGGCCGACGCGTCCGCGAAGATGGGCCGTTCCACCCCGGAATGGATGTCCACGCATCCGTCCAACGCCAGCCGCATCCGCGACATCGAGGCGATGCTGCCCGAGGCCCTGGCGATCTACAAGCCACGCTGA